From the Ptychodera flava strain L36383 unplaced genomic scaffold, AS_Pfla_20210202 Scaffold_46__1_contigs__length_1169225_pilon, whole genome shotgun sequence genome, one window contains:
- the LOC139128231 gene encoding uncharacterized protein translates to MTDTVLTDIGALYLKLRTTIDPEEYRQCKEELSLPAGYKYLYSRRHSVPDVSRASLFTEIEDLMSADPLDDLAVIRPPYKKKTKLPLIGPCTMLIGKPCFDATVNTTEEDASALRRENRLLKSRVNILERKIVYLEKQNLQMTEGQTSMIQEVAAITASQDTSARASTPECEDKAVSVVETEENEPGSQGDGNEDETLSLEATEESEAGSQGEREGIEHLSNTSWSRPWMLRFSPGLALNHVNSLIVVSRDENRLVTDPWDEREGRQIFTFDEVQRPTIPWDVAVSPGGNHYVTDIANRRVVVCDKENKVINTFGQNEDINPRGITFTLDGSVILTDFNGDFLRKYSSDGEHKAGQSLEGPGQSQDSSQNHTHWL, encoded by the exons ATGACAGATACTGTGTTGACAGATATTGGTGCTCTGTACTTGAAGCTGAGAACGACTATAGATCCAGAGGAGTACCGTCAGTGCAAGGAAGAGCTGAGTTTGCCTGCAG GATACAAGTACTTATACTCGCGTCGACACAGCGTTCCTGATGTATCGAGAGCATCGCTCTTCACTGAAATTGAGGACCTGATGTCCGCTGACCCCTTGGACGACCTGGCAGTCATCCGGCCACCATACAAGAAGAAAACAAAGCTTCCTTTGATTGGGCCGTGCACGATGCTGATTGGAAAACCTTGTTTTGATGCAACGGTAAATACCACCGAAGAAGATGCGTCTGCACTCAGAAGGGAAAACAGGCTTCTCAAATCGCGGGTTAATATTCTCGAGAGGAAAATTGTATACCTGGAAAAACAGAACCTGCAAATGACCGAAGGCCAGACATCAATGATACAAGAAGTTGCTGCTATCACTGCGTCACAAGATACTTCAGCCAGAG CATCCACACCGGAATGCGAGGACAAGGCTGTTTCTGTGGTTGAGACTGAAGAAAACGAGCCAGGTAGTCAAGGAGACGGTAACGAAGACGAGACTCTTTCTTTGGAAGCAACTGAAGAGAGTGAGGCAGGTAGTCAAGGAGAACGTGAAGGTATTGAACATCTCA GTAACACCAGCTGGTCAAGGCCATGGATGTTGCGGTTCTCCCCCGGACTCGCTCTCAACCACGTGAATTCACTGATAGTTGTCTCTCGAGACGAAAACAGATTGGTAACAGACCCATGGGACGAGCGTGAAGGACGCCAAATCTTCACATTTGATGAAGTTCAAAGACCAACCATACCATGGGATGTCGCTGTGTCACCTGGTGGTAATCATTACGTCACAGATATTGCAAACAGACGAGTAGTAGTTTGCgataaagaaaacaaagttatcaacacatttggtcaaaatgaaGATATTAATCCGCGAGGAATAACCTTCACGTTAGATGGCAGTGTAATTCTTACAGATTTTAACGGAGATTTTCTCAGGAAATATTCATCAGATGGAGAACATAAGGCAGGGCAGTCTTTGGAGGGACCGGGTCAGAGCCAGGACAGTTCTCAAAACCATACTCATTGGCTGTAA